One Clostridium estertheticum DNA segment encodes these proteins:
- a CDS encoding DUF4288 domain-containing protein, whose product MKKNSVSKWQWFSVKLIFENVISGEPEPDTIDNNYTNNNKTYEESIVLIKAQSFDHAYKSAEKKAREMEMDYTNPYGELINHKFIEAIDCFSIIDELSTGVEMYSRFLRVPKSVDTGDFIDRYYPDTIEDNSGLDCNFVLRNRNFNKKPNFDD is encoded by the coding sequence ATGAAGAAGAATAGTGTTTCAAAATGGCAATGGTTCAGTGTAAAACTTATATTTGAAAATGTCATATCTGGAGAACCAGAACCAGATACGATAGATAATAACTATACAAATAACAATAAAACCTATGAAGAATCTATAGTCCTAATAAAGGCACAATCCTTTGACCATGCCTATAAGAGTGCTGAAAAGAAAGCAAGAGAAATGGAAATGGATTATACAAATCCTTATGGCGAATTGATTAATCATAAGTTCATTGAGGCTATTGACTGTTTTAGTATTATTGATGAACTATCTACGGGTGTGGAGATGTATTCACGCTTTTTAAGAGTTCCTAAATCTGTTGATACAGGAGATTTCATTGATAGATATTACCCAGATACAATAGAAGACAATAGTGGACTTGATTGTAATTTTGTTCTACGTAATAGAAATTTTAATAAGAAACCCAATTTTGATGATTAA
- a CDS encoding tetratricopeptide repeat protein has protein sequence MKNKKYFHIVALLITIMLFSVSKPIIAISFIFLYIIAINYPTILYYIASIKYSQKKVEEANRYFDRVDRCFYSPTKLRISYSYFLLIQGQVDKAEGLIKSILKKEMNDNDKINLSLNYSLVMWKKNDLDKAIDILTKSYTDNKNTLIYQNLGYFLILKGDYNKALEFNLEALDYNSSDSGIMDNLAQTYYYLEEYDKAIELYNEVISKKPTFATPYYYYALTLLNKNNEEKAVEILKQGLDCKFNSLSITTKRDLEAKIFELETG, from the coding sequence ATGAAAAATAAAAAATATTTTCATATAGTTGCTTTGTTAATTACCATAATGTTGTTTTCTGTATCTAAACCAATAATAGCAATTTCTTTTATATTTCTTTATATTATAGCTATAAATTATCCAACTATATTATATTATATAGCTAGTATTAAATATTCACAAAAGAAGGTTGAGGAAGCAAATAGATATTTTGATAGGGTGGATAGATGTTTTTATTCACCTACAAAGTTAAGAATATCCTACTCATATTTTTTGCTTATACAGGGGCAAGTGGATAAGGCGGAAGGGCTAATAAAATCAATTTTAAAAAAAGAAATGAATGACAATGATAAAATAAATTTAAGCTTAAATTATTCATTAGTTATGTGGAAGAAAAATGACTTAGATAAGGCTATAGATATATTAACGAAATCCTATACTGATAATAAAAACACACTAATATATCAGAATTTAGGTTATTTTTTAATATTAAAGGGAGACTATAATAAAGCTTTAGAGTTTAATCTTGAAGCATTAGACTATAACTCTTCTGATTCCGGTATAATGGACAACTTAGCACAGACCTATTATTACTTGGAAGAGTATGATAAAGCTATTGAATTATATAATGAAGTTATTTCTAAAAAGCCTACTTTCGCTACCCCATATTATTATTATGCTCTTACACTTCTAAATAAAAATAATGAAGAAAAGGCTGTTGAAATTTTAAAACAGGGATTAGATTGCAAATTTAATTCTCTTAGTATAACTACAAAAAGAGACTTAGAAGCAAAGATTTTTGAGTTAGAGACGGGTTAG